Genomic window (Achromobacter sp. B7):
TGCGCGATGGCGATGATTACGTTGTCAACGGTCAGAAAACCTGGACCACGCTGGCGCAATACGCCGACTGGATGTTCTGCCTGGCCCGCACCGACCCCGACGCGCGCGCGCAACGCGGCATCTCGATGCTGCTGCTGGACATGCGCGCGCCGGGCGTGACGGTGCGCCCCATCCGCACGCTGGACGGCGGCCACGACGTCAATGAAGTCTGGCTGGAAGACGTGCGCGTACCGGTGGAAAACCTGGTGGGCGAAGAGAACCAGGGCTGGACCTACGCCAAGTACCTGTTGGGCCACGAGCGCACCGGCATCGCCGGGCTGGGCCATTGCCATCGCGAGCTGGGCATCTTGAAACACATGGCGGCGCAAGCGCAATCGCGCGGCAAGCCCTTGCTGGCCGACAGCCGTTTCCACGACCGTATCTCGCGCATTGAAGTCGACATCATGGCGCTGGAAATGTTGTTGCTGCGCGTAGCGTCCAGCAACGACGGCACGCCCGGCCCCGAGGCCTCGGTGCTGAAGATTCGCGGGTCTGAGATCCAGCAGGATCTGGCCATGCTGCAAATGGAAGTGACGGGGCCGGACGCCTGGCCCTACGACCCGGATTGGCTGCTGGCCGACCACGACGATCACGGGCCGGGCCCGGCGATGGCCGCGGCGTCGGGCGCGGGCTATGCCGATATGCGCAAGACGTCCATCTACGGCGGCACGACCGAAGTGCAGAAGGGCATCATCGCCCGCCTGGTGCTGGGCCTGTAGGCCCGCCGCGCCATCCGACAGGAAGACACGCATGGATTTCATCTATACCGAAGAACAGCGCATGCTGGCCGACAGCCTGCGCCGCCTGGTGGACCAGGCATGGACATTTCCCCAACGCCGCGCGCGCCAGGCCACCGGCACGCTGGACGCCCACGCCTGGGCCGCGCTGGCCGAACTGGGCGTGCTGGGCCTGACCATTTCGCAGGACTTCGGCGGCTTTGGCGAAGTGCCGGCCAGCCTGCTGCCCGTGCATGTGGAACTGGGACGCGCGCTGGTGTCAGAACCCGTCATTCCCAGCGCGGTCATGGGCGCGGCATTGCTGGACGCGTGCGGCGACGCGGCGCGTGGCCGCTGGTTGTCGGGCATAGCCTCGGGCGAGACGATCGTTACCGTGGCCTATCAAGAACCCGGCCGTCGCTACGACACGCAGCCGCGCGATTGCCGCGCGGCCAAGACTGCCCAGGGCTGGCGGCTGGATGGCGCCAAGCATCTGGTGTGGCACGGCGCGGCGGCCAATGCGTGGCTGGTCAGCGCATTAGGCGCCGAGGGCCAGACGGTGTTGCTGGCCGTGCCGTCGGCCGTTGCCGGCGTGCGCGTCACCGACACGCCCACGCTGGACGGCGCGCGCTGCGCCCGGCTGGATTTCGACGCGGTGGGCCTGCCCGCCGATGCCTTGCTGGCCGAAGGCGCGCAGGCCGACGACGCCCTGGCCCAGGCGTTGCAGTGGGGCACGGCGGCGCTGTGTGCGCACGCAGCGGGCGCGATCGACCGGCTGCTGGAAATCACCGTTGATTATCTGAAGACGCGCAAGCAATTCGGTCAGCCGCTTGCCTCGTTCCAGGCGCTGCAACACCGATTGGCCGAGATGCTGGTGGCCAAGGAACTGGCTTTGTCGATGGCCTATGTGGCCGTGGCCGCGCTGACCGAACCCGATGCCGTGCAGCGCCGCCGCATGATCGCGTCGGCCAAGCTGGAAGCCGCGCGCGCCGGGCGCCAGGTGGCGCAGATGGCGGTGCAGTTGCACGGCGGCATGGGCATGACCGACGAGCTGGAAGTCGGCGATTATTTCAAGCGGCTGACCATGGTGGATCCGTTGCTGGGCGACACGGCCGAACAACTGGCGGTGCTGGAGGAAGTGGCGATGCTGGAGGAGCAGGCATGAGCGCAACGCACGACAACGCAGCCGACGGCTACACGCAGATCCGCTTCACGCTGAAAGACGGCGTGGGCGTCATTACCCTGAACCGGCCGGACCGGCTCAACAGCTTTACCGAAGTCATGCACGGCGAACTGGCGCGCGCGCTGGATGTGATGGAGTCGCACGCCGGTCTGCGCGGCCTGGTCATCACCGGCGCGGGGCGGGGCTTTTGCGCGGGGCAGGATCTGAGCGAGCGCAAGCCCTCCGAGGACGGCTCGCGGCGCGACCTGAGCCTGATGCTGGAAAAGTGCTATCGCCCGTTGATCACCCGTTTGCGCGCGCTGCCGGTGCCGGTAGTGTGCGTGATGAACGGCGTAGCGGCGGGC
Coding sequences:
- a CDS encoding acyl-CoA dehydrogenase family protein, whose protein sequence is MDFIYTEEQRMLADSLRRLVDQAWTFPQRRARQATGTLDAHAWAALAELGVLGLTISQDFGGFGEVPASLLPVHVELGRALVSEPVIPSAVMGAALLDACGDAARGRWLSGIASGETIVTVAYQEPGRRYDTQPRDCRAAKTAQGWRLDGAKHLVWHGAAANAWLVSALGAEGQTVLLAVPSAVAGVRVTDTPTLDGARCARLDFDAVGLPADALLAEGAQADDALAQALQWGTAALCAHAAGAIDRLLEITVDYLKTRKQFGQPLASFQALQHRLAEMLVAKELALSMAYVAVAALTEPDAVQRRRMIASAKLEAARAGRQVAQMAVQLHGGMGMTDELEVGDYFKRLTMVDPLLGDTAEQLAVLEEVAMLEEQA
- a CDS encoding acyl-CoA dehydrogenase family protein; the encoded protein is MNLTWTPQERQFRDEVRAFAATRLPADIRDKVLRHQRLERDDYVRWHNILADQGWGAPNWPVEHGGTGWNALQRLIFEVECFKAGAPRLLPFGLSMIGPVLMKYGSAQQQSRFLPRIPRVQDWWCQGYSEPGSGSDLASLKTRAVRDGDDYVVNGQKTWTTLAQYADWMFCLARTDPDARAQRGISMLLLDMRAPGVTVRPIRTLDGGHDVNEVWLEDVRVPVENLVGEENQGWTYAKYLLGHERTGIAGLGHCHRELGILKHMAAQAQSRGKPLLADSRFHDRISRIEVDIMALEMLLLRVASSNDGTPGPEASVLKIRGSEIQQDLAMLQMEVTGPDAWPYDPDWLLADHDDHGPGPAMAAASGAGYADMRKTSIYGGTTEVQKGIIARLVLGL